The genomic stretch CCCCCGCGCAGGACCCCAAGGTGACGCTGGGTAAGGTGCTGCGGCTCAACGACGACGGCACCCCCGCCAAGGGCAATCCGCTGGCGGCGAAGGGGTTCGATCCGGCAGTGTGGTCCTATGGCCATCGCAATCTGCTCGGCATCGCGTTCGATTCGGCGGGCAATTTGTGGGAGCAGGAAATGGGGCCAAAGGGCGGGGACGAGGTCAATCTGATCCTGCCGGGGCGCAATTACGGCTATCCCAATGTCTCCAACGGATCGCATTATGACGGCCGCGACATCCCCGATCACGCCCCCGGCGACGGCTATGAAGCGCCCAAGGTCTGGTGGAACCCGGTGATCAGCCCCGGCGGGCTGATGGTCTATTCGGGCACGCTGTTCCCGCAGTGGAAGGGCGATTTGTTCATCGGCGGGCTGTCGAGCCAGGCGCTGGTGCGCGTCGACGTCAGCGGCACCAATGCGACCAAGGGCGACCAATGGCCGATGGGCGCACGCATCCGCGAAGTCGAACAGGGGCCGGACGGCGCGATCTGGGTGCTGGAGGATGGCGAGCGCGGGTCGCAGGGGCGGCTGCTGAAGCTTACGCCGAAGGGGTGAGCGTTACTTTTCTTTCCCCGTCATCCTGACGAAAG from Sphingomonas hengshuiensis encodes the following:
- a CDS encoding PQQ-dependent sugar dehydrogenase — encoded protein: MPNLARLTLPAFALLAACNPQSEAEAQENAAAPTGLPFTVTQIADFDSPWAMTFLPDGRMLVTEKAGTLLLVSADGKARSAVAGIPAVDSAGQGGLMDVVLHPKFAQNRLVYFSYSEANAQGLKGVVLARGTLSDGASPALGNVQTLFRANSYVEGNGHYSGRIAFAPDGHLFFTNGERQKFTPAQDPKVTLGKVLRLNDDGTPAKGNPLAAKGFDPAVWSYGHRNLLGIAFDSAGNLWEQEMGPKGGDEVNLILPGRNYGYPNVSNGSHYDGRDIPDHAPGDGYEAPKVWWNPVISPGGLMVYSGTLFPQWKGDLFIGGLSSQALVRVDVSGTNATKGDQWPMGARIREVEQGPDGAIWVLEDGERGSQGRLLKLTPKG